In Phaseolus vulgaris cultivar G19833 chromosome 7, P. vulgaris v2.0, whole genome shotgun sequence, the genomic stretch GACTGATGCAGTATCAAAGTGTGTGTAGCCCAGTTTGATAGCTTCTATTACTGCCACTTTTGTGGTTTCTGCACTGCTTTCGTTTGTATCAGCTGCAGTTCCAAGTGCTATCACTGGCATCATGCATTGGTTGGAAGAAGATTTCAGCACAACTTGAGGGATTTTGGAAAGAGACATGACTGTATCACAAACCTTATAGTATTTGCTTTACTTGGAAATTGATCATATACTTGGTGAGCAATAATGGGCACTTTGCATCCCTTTATAGAATAGGTAATGTCTATTGATtagtattactttttttttatatacatgtTAGTATTACTAGTTAAATGCATCTGAATTATTGTTCGTTTTAAAGTTTGTAGCAgttttattcttaaaagatgttttaatggattaagacactaatgtgtatttaaactattattgattttgattaagagatttattttagtataattttacctcacttaaaaattaaaagcagtttaaatattatttttctcttaaaataaaatctcaaaaattttaaaacccTATGTAATGATAAATAACTAAGTAACTAGACCATATAATACCAATAATAGAGATAGATAAAGCAGCCCTTGTCACAATCAAATTGAAGCAGCCAGCTCCATATGCTTTTGTCATTTTAGTCGgcttgtttttaatattttcttaaaaatatttttttggatacttgtatattaaaaatgtttaaaaataatattttgtactatatatatatactatttttataataaatttatttattttcaaacataCATTATAAATACatcttaaattaaattttgtattttatgatttaattattttatcgtTAAAATGTATAAACAGCTTCACCTAGTTTTGTTGAATTTTGGCAGAATTGAGTtaggaaaattaaaataaatattttaggtGACGTTTGAACAAAATAAAGAGTAGTTCAATTTTGGTATAAATATTCCTCTCAGACCTTTGTGGAATTAACCCTTTTAGGGTTTTATAGATCCTCCTTCAATCATTCTAGATCCATTAATGATGACACATTCTGGGACTTTCAAGACAATAATTCTTCATTGTAAGTTTCTTTCTctgaatttatgtatattttgttTACAAAATTCTGAAGACAATCATTAcaatttgttttataaattagaaaaaGTAATTTGCATGAATTGTTGTTCTATCTTAATAGGTcatcttctttctctttatatCTAGTAAggttcttttccttttcttatatCTAGTCTCATTTCTAGTTATATCTCCAAACTAATTAAAATCTTATATCTAGATAACTTTTGCAATCACTATCcccaataaaaaatatataacaagaCTTTTTCATTATCTTAATAACTATTCTTTCTCAAAAGCTTATGGAGATTAATTCTAGGCTTATTCAATGGAATAGAGATGTGTTTTTACTATGTTAAGTTTAATTCTAattctgagaatgttttattAAAGTTAGTGTTGATTAAaccctaaattttaaattctaaatcaaATTTAGCAAAACTTACAAAATTAAGCAAAACTTACAAAATTATATGTTGGATGCTTCTCTTTTAGAATTAGATAAAGTTTTCAATGTTTGAAGAGGAATTGTGCAAAGTGAAATCCAAAATTAATTGTCATTCATAAGGTGGtagaaatatgaaatattttcaaGGAGTTATCAAGATCATGAATGttccaataatattttttttattaaaaaatgatacAGATATTCCTACATATCATAAGGATATTCAGAATCATATAGTTCAGTATTATCAAGATCTGTTTAATGGTGCTTTGTGCTACCCTATACAGTAGAGTttccaaaattttgaaataattttaaaatatacagaatgacaaatatgttttataaatttaaattattttataaatattttaatttttagaaactatattttgtaatttattaaaattattatcttAACTCGTGtgtaaactaattttaacttatgaaaaaaaaatattctattttagaaactacttttatcattaattcatttttaattttaataataaatgaaaaaaaaatgaaacaaatttatttcatatattattGGTTTTCTTTATTTAGTAAAGAGCTTTCTCTGTCTGACTTTCATAAAAAAAGTACTATATCTATGATTTATATATAGCATTTTTGCATGTTGTGtacaattaaataaaatgcTTCCACAAACATGGAAATTCCTAGAATCTATCTACTCATTGTTTTATGCCTATCTTTGTTTTATGTGTAAATTGAGACAAGAAAATAACATGACTTTTTATGATTTtaagatattaaatatattcaagtttaatttattttattttattttaaattgattattttttaaatgttataattagataaaataatttaaattattcaatttatttctttttattttgataaagtaTTTCAATTATCTTCAAATGCCTtcctcaatattttttttcttccttatttatattattattactttattgaTGTCATTGTACATTATTTTAGACATTTGGAAAGGATATGAGAGGTGAATcataatatttagaaaaataacttataatttAAGGCACGAATAAATTTTATACTTCAATTGACATATGAgttaacaattaaaatattttatattacttAATCTaagatataatttatatattaattgtatatgtttataatttaaataatatgcaCATGTCTACATTATTAAAAGTGGTGTTGAACTCATTTATTTGTTAACTATTTTGTCTTAATACTGAAAAACAATTACTccattaaaattcattttttttccttttaaaatataaattatatgaattcaaccatataaattatatgaaatataatatgttaaataaaaaatttaaaagtaaactaTTATTCTTAATCAGCAATTAGAAGGAATGAAGCTTCACATGCACCTCACAACAAACTAAAGCCGGTCAAACCGGTTCGTGAACCGAAAGCAAAACAACAAACCGAACCGAACCCCTTTTTTCACTATTTGTGCCTACAAATATGAAAATTTCGTTCTTGATTTTTGTTGCACCTTCCTCTGCCGCCTCTCTctcttgttttctctttctctctcattGCATCATACCTTGTTTTTCGTTCTTACAAATCCAAAGTTGAAAAGTTTGTCAACAAGGGAAGACACAAGTTGAAGCTCAGAGGAACAACACACACTGCTACCTTGAAAATAGATCAAAGAAACCTTTGCTTTCATGTGCACAACCCAACCTGCTGCTATTATCGTAAGGTAACAACATTAGCATTGAAATTGTTGCTCTCGGCCTTTCAAAGGCTTTGACTTTTTCATCAATGCGATCTGGGTTCTCCTTGATCCACCCTTGTTtcattgcttcttcttttcctttcttttcttgtttctttCAGTGATGAACGTGTCTTTGTTTTGCTTTTCGGGGTTCTTGTTCTTTTCAAgttggttttctcttttttttttgtaaaatggTAATCTTCTGGAAAATTGCATGATGTGGGGTCAGTGAGATATTGAATAAAGGTCAAGTATGGTTAATTTTTTTGGTATAGGCGGGATCAGAATGATGTTGAATACAAGCCTCGTATTTGTTGATGAGCTCTATCAGAATCTTATTGGGAACGTTCTATGTGtgttttttaacttttgttttcTCATTTTGATCAGGATTGGATTCTGACAAGGATTTAGCTATGGTAAGTTTTAAGCATAATTTTTTCTTGAGGATTCGAATGAATGATTTCAAAATGTGGAATGTGGTTAGTTTATTATATTGGATCAAAGAGCGGGTTTGGTTTTGATTTGGTGTATGTTACCCTTCTTTTCTTGTGATCAATAGGGAGAAGCACCTATTATCATTGATGACTTTGAATCAAAAAGCGGGACTTTGGAAACGGTAACTATCATTGGTGATAAAAAGGTATGCCATCTCTCAATGTGGCACAATTTACTAAGCTGAAAATCTTCTGTCTAAAACAAATCATCCACCTCCATTTGTTTGACAGTATGTCATTGGTGAAACCGCTGCTGAATCTTTTTATGTGAAAGTTCAAATTCTTGACAACAACTGTCCGGGGGAATGGTAGGTTTAAGGTTCTTTATCTCAGTTTTGTTTTTTGGTTATTTAATTTGGTTTCTGATGCATATTTTAATGAGCAGGGTTAATGTTGTTGAGCTAGGCACTAAACCCATTTCATGTAATGGCCACTCAGCCGTGGTTTTGAAAGACAGAATACTAATTTTTAGGAAAGATTCTAACCCAGATGACTGTATATGGTTTCTGGAGGTTGGTGTTTTCAGACCCTGGTCCTTAATCTAATGCCAAAGTGCTGTTGTTGTGTGGAAACTCTGAAGCATTATTATTAGATAATGCAATAGCTTAATGGGTGTTAAGTATTTTGTCTATTATTGTTGGCAGGTGGACACTACGTTTGTCAGGGAGCAGCAGAAAAAAAATTTGGGGACTGAGGTTGTAGCATGGAGTAAGGGTGTTATAGGAAATGCTGAGAAACCTGTTGTTATCAGTGGTCCTTCTGGAGTAGGTAAAGGAACATTGATATCTATGCTCATGAAGGAATTCCCCTCTATGTTTGGCTTCTCAGTGAGCCACACAACCCGTGCCCCGAGAGGCATGGAGAAGGATGGGGTCCATTACCATTTTACGGAGAAGAATGTTATGGAGAAAGAGATAAAGGATGGAAAGTTTCTGGAGTTTGCTTCTGTCCATGAAAATCTATACGGGACCAGTGTTGAGGGTGTGGAGCTGGTATCAGATGCAGGGAAAGTAAGTTCCTTATTGATCTGATTTTAGAATGTTAAATCACAGGCCTATACAAATCAATCACTCTCTCAATATGCCTTGCTTTTATTGTTTCCTATTTCAAATAAATTGCTTTGTTAGTAATTGGGTTTTCTCAAAGTACTCATAGTAATCTATTGATTTTTATGAGCACTAGGAAGGTCTGAAATGTTTGTATATTTTTAACCTCCTTGGTTGTAATTGTTGCAGCATGCACAATGCAGCCTCATAGTAGATGCCATGGTGTATTGTCACCTATCTGcacattaataaattttaacgcCACATACTGTGGAAAAGAACATGATTTCTATCAAATATAACAGCCTTTTGCCTTTTCTCCCCCTCTTCTGGAATTTTAATGTTAAAGACGTGCATTGGATTGTCTTAGGAACACCTTGATCTGCTCAAGCAAAATTgaactttaaaaataaagtagtaTTTTATGGTCTTGCCATGTGATTGTATATTGAGATTGAATTTTCTGTTTGTCATCATACCAAACCAACCTTGTGAACATTAGTACATTACTTTCCTTAAGATATGACTTTACCCTTTTCTCTTGAGATACTGAAGTCtttaatttttacattttgttcagAGATGTATTCTTGATATTGATGTTCAAGGGGCAAGATCCGTGAGGGCTAGTGCTCTAGAAGCCATGTTCATCTTTATCTGCCCTCCATCAATGGACGAGCTGGAGAAGCGTCTTCGTGACCGGTGAGTAATTGTTTCTTACTTGTGCTCTTTCACTCTCAAAATCATCCCACAATGCTGCTGCTCTCTAAAGACTTCAAACCATTATGTTTTGCGCAGAGGGACAGAGACAGAAGAACAGGTCCTAAAGCGACTAAGAAATGCTCAGGCTGAGATTGAGCAAGGGACTTCATCAGGCATATTTGATCACATCTTATACAATGACAATCTTAAGGAGTGTTATGAGAATCTGAAGGTAACTATTTAGTTGCCATGCAAACTTCCTTACataaacttgtttttctttcacTGTCAAGCTTGATTTAAAGCACCCATTGGTGCAGAAATTATTGGGACTTGATGGATATGTCACTCCTCCCAAGTCTGGTAAGAGTTTTCCTAAAGCAGATAAATTTGATCTCAGATTCACATAATGTTTCATGATATTAATTAGTGTTTAATTTTGTCAATCCAGCACCAAAAGAGATAGATCTCCCAAGGGATCATTCAGTGTCAAAAATTGACGACAAAATCATCATAAATTCCACCTCTTCAATACTAGAAAAGGAATCAAAGAACTTGTAAGCCTTGCTTGCCATTTACAATCATTGATGAGAAAATAAACTAATACAAGATTAAGTATTTCTCACTTTACCCTCAAACAAGTTGGCCACTGACCCTTTTCTTAATTATCAACCAATGATGTGATCAAATGCTGACTTTGTATTTTGGTGAAACAGGATCATGCTAGACGTGTCATCTCTTAAAGGGGGTGCACCTGGACGGACAAGAGGACTTAATTTTGAAGCCATTGACTCGTTTTCAGAAGGCTTCAATGGCAGTGGAAATGAACCAAATTGACATTCAATGAACCTGGTCTAACTAACTCTCTTTCTCTCCATTCatatagaaaaattatttgaaacaaTAGATCACAGGATGAGGGTGAGGCACTAGGTTCATTTTCTTgagattttttttcattttcttgagATGACACGTTTGGAACAATTTTCCCCCCATGTCATTTGTAGTATATTCCAATCATCAACAAAGGCAAAGGTTGTAATCCACAATTTACTTTTTTGTGTACACAAATTATTTGGCATCTCAACATATCACGTGGAGGAGCATTGCCCTGTAACTGGAGGTCCATAAACTCACATGCATGTCTACACAAAAAATTTGCAGACCAATTAACAGTAACCAACAAATTAAATCTCAATTGATGTTCTTGGGAAATTGATCAGTGAATCAAAAGGTTTCAATGAAAATATTATACTCACTCATTTGTCTAGTtaagaaaaagttaaataaaatctaGTAACCCAGTAACAAAATCTGACAGCCGTTAAATAATTGAGTATTTTAAGAGTTTTATTAGAATTCAATTTTCTACTATATGtgtaaaaatcaaatcaaatcaaagaataaaaaaataatttaaatatttaataaaacgaaacctttaaataaaaaattaattgaaaaaaatatttatgaattacTTGTAATTTAGTTAAacctattttgaagaaaaaaaaatcttggtggtacttttcaattttcttttattaggagctttttttttatctgtaaCTGTCAACAGAAATTAGTTAATTCTGAGTTGGCAGAGTGTGGACCTCTATGTTGTTATATTTTTTGAGAAGAAGAAATAGcatttaaaatttagatttcAGAGTTTTTGGTAGGCCAGTGTTTTCCTTCACCAAACGCGACATTAATATGAAGAATTGAGGATGAGTGGCTCACAATGATTTAACAGAAAATGCATTTTGGATATGTGATTGAGAAAATTTGatgagttaaaaataaaaataaaaataaaaaataaaaaaaatattaagaaaagtGTAAGAGGGTCCACGTGAAAAGGTGAAAGTGAGAGAGGTTTGACAGTGAGAAAAGGTGCAACTTGCCATCTCCCCACAGAGTTTGGGACCCAACTTGGAAACTCCAAAGTCACAATTCTCCTTCCCAACTTCTGCTTCCTATAGTACACTTCTGTCACCACTCCTCTTTCTTCACATGCTACtcaccaaaataaaatattatattactcttataaataattattaaatatgtgTTTTTTACTATTTGCAGTGTGAAATAAACTTTATCTCTTCAAGGTAAAATTGTTGTCTAAAGTAAATTACTAAAGGTAAAAAGTAAAAAGTAGGAGAGTATCTGTTTATCACAAAGCCCGTTTTAGCTTATAGTTCTTATTAAACCAAAAAGGCCCAAGCCTTTCAACgctattttaatttctatacaACACACCTCAAAAGGTAATGAAGGCAAGTTCTTCCAGCACTTTCATAGTTTCTTGTTTCACgtccatattttcaaaaatactcaaatttcccattttgaattttataatttggaATGCAAATTTTGTATTCCGAATTctataatttgaaatacaaaattttacatTTCGAATTGTTGAATctgaaatataatttaaaatacaaatttgtatttagCATTTTACAAACTAGAATTTAAATTCTGGTTTGTATTATGAAGTTGGAGGTAGGAGTTGCTGCaactgaaaaggaaaaaaaagggtGTTTAAtggagaagatgaagaaaatggtAAAATTGTTACTTCATCTATATAAGTATATAAGTGCAAGAAGAAGATTTGGAAGTGCAGAAAGAATTTTCCTATAATGAAGTTTAATGTAGATTTTTTATTGGAGTCCGATGAGGCCCAACCCTTTAACATCTTCAATCTCTAGATCACATTGGGTATTACTTTTCGAATgtcctttatttatttatttatttatttatgcattAGTATAAGTTTCTTTTGAGATTATGTATGTTATAATCATTTTATTCTCTTTAGTTGAACTTAAACATTTtcatcatattatttattttaactccAATATCATTCAATAATGCATtaaataatgattttattaCTCGAATGACTTTCAAAATACTAAAATGAATAAGATTGTGATAATTAAACTTATACATAGATTTAGATAAAATCAAattgatataaattttatattaattaatattaatgggtagtttttatatataatttcacTCTCATTCTTcctttaattctttattttaaagtaaCAACAAAAACAAAGAGATAACATATTCTCACCCTCATTCGGCTATATCAAATCTCACTTATcaagtaaaataattttcattttcaatattttttcacTTGATTTTGAGCAACTCTATTTTTTGGTAAAACtattattcttttgtatttacCATCAAATGAATCTTAACATTAACGTGAACATCATCACATTTCCCAATTTGAAGACTACCAATGGAATAAGagaaaaaacttgaaaaaaaaagagaaactcaaacaaaacaaaaatgttgatttatcaattcattttttttttttaatttcaactcagtcaaaattattattattattattattattattattatatatattaaatttctaaGTTGAGTAGAAATGAAtataatttggaaaaaaaaagttctaaaatttaattaaaatactttattCTACTGAATGAGAAAGTGATTTGAATGTGggcaataaaaaaaacagaggaAGCAGTTGTAAAACGACCATTGCCCATGAAACGACCACGTCAGAGATGCACCAAAAGTTCGTGTCCCTTGCGCCGACACCAAATTTATAACTGCGATTTGGCTCATGGTCATTAAGTAAAACAACGTAAGAATTAAAGTTTTCACGAGGAGTTTCTGGAGATTCCCCATTATGTGTGTCCATACATAGAAacctaaattaaaattatcagcCTCCACACGAGCTCCTTCATCGGATTCTTCTCTTCCATGTGCCTCATCTCTTCCTTCTTCAATAATTAACCCTAAACAATTACATGCACATACCCAACTTTTTTCCTTTGCATATTCCATCACCAACCTATTCATTGTCTTTGGATTCTCGTTTTTCCTTTGCcttatttatattctttttctgTTCCCTTTCGAATCATCTACAAGATAAGATCGACAGCAATCATAATCATACACAATATCTTAGTTTATCACACATctcctttttctctctttacTTCCTATTAACCCTCATTTAGGATTTGGGTCAATACAAAATATGCATGATTCAgaagaaaaatacaaatataaagaGAGTACCTAATTATGATGAGAACAAGAGGTAGAGTGATTGATTATATATTGACTAATCACTGTTTATTATTGGATGAATAAATCATAAGTCAAATAATGGAATGTTTATTGGTTAAGCACAAGTCTTTAAGATATGagtcttatatttattttcagaaaaaaaaaaatactacatGTTTGAATCTATAGGATTGAGCTTTATGTTATAAAAGtctttttttaagtaaaaatattCTTCAAATGAAAGGGTGTAATATTATTCATCTATAGATGGATTTTAGTGATATGAATTaggaatattaaatatttttaataatttttaacattcaataaataaatatattagatATAAGTACATTTTAATTtctcaaatataaaataaatttttcgtCTTTAGATTTTTTGAATCCTACTatgcttttttttcttctaaattaaCTTTGTCTTCCaaataagtattttaaaaagaaaactcaCATGTAATAGGATATTTCCTGGTATAAAATGCAAAATCAAAATCAtggaattaatttttaattatttagccAATGAG encodes the following:
- the LOC137830579 gene encoding guanylate kinase 2-like; this encodes MGEAPIIIDDFESKSGTLETVTIIGDKKYVIGETAAESFYVKVQILDNNCPGEWVNVVELGTKPISCNGHSAVVLKDRILIFRKDSNPDDCIWFLEVDTTFVREQQKKNLGTEVVAWSKGVIGNAEKPVVISGPSGVGKGTLISMLMKEFPSMFGFSVSHTTRAPRGMEKDGVHYHFTEKNVMEKEIKDGKFLEFASVHENLYGTSVEGVELVSDAGKRCILDIDVQGARSVRASALEAMFIFICPPSMDELEKRLRDRGTETEEQVLKRLRNAQAEIEQGTSSGIFDHILYNDNLKECYENLKKLLGLDGYVTPPKSAPKEIDLPRDHSVSKIDDKIIINSTSSILEKESKNLIMLDVSSLKGGAPGRTRGLNFEAIDSFSEGFNGSGNEPN